One Cervus canadensis isolate Bull #8, Minnesota chromosome 1, ASM1932006v1, whole genome shotgun sequence genomic window carries:
- the ZNF287 gene encoding zinc finger protein 287 isoform X2 encodes MFSPSRRKTSSSRAQVLLTWKMDKAQSGPRNAEKEILALRLLRDTETCRQNFRNFPYPDLAGPRKALNQLRELCLKWLRPEIHSKEQILELLVLEQFLSILPGEVRTWVKSQYPRNSEEVVTLVEDLTQILKEEAAPQNFTLSQETPEDDPKGRQAFQAGWFNDLVTKESITFKDVAVDITQEDWELMRPVQKELYKTVTLQNYWNMVSLGLTVYRPTVIPMLEEPWMVLKEILEGPSPEWETKAQECTLVENVSKLKKDGIKPIKLEEPSDYDDRMEGQVAETYRRIPTKRRHCSVKSVLSQEGSSVEDYKYDIYRSDFEKHSNLIMQFGTQSDNKTFMYDEDKTFIPGIVHRKIYPGEKPYKCKVCGKRFRKYPSLIAHQNSHAKEKSYECEECGKEFRHVSSLIAHQRMHTGEKPYECHQCGKAFSQRAHLTIHQRIHTGEKPYKCDDCGKDFSQRAHLTIHQRTHTGEKPYKCLECGKTFSHSSSLINHQRVHTGEKPYICNECGKTFSQSTHLLQHQKIHTGKKPYKCNECWKVFSQSTYLIRHQRIHSGEKCYKCNECGKAFAHSSTLIQHQTTHTGEKSYICSICGKAFSQSANLTQHHRTHTGEKPYKCSVCGKAFSQSVHLTQHQRIHNGEKPFKCNICGKAYRQGANLTQHQRIHTGEKPYKCNECGKAFIYSSSLNQHQRTHTGERPYKCNACNKDFSQRTCLIQHQRIHTGEKPYACRICGKSFTQSTNLIQHQRVHTGAKNRN; translated from the exons ATGTTCTCCCCAAGCAGGAGGAAGACCAGTTCTTCTCGCGCCCAAGTCCTGCTAACATGGAAGATGGACAAGGCTCAGAGCGGACCCCGAAATGCTGAGAAGGAAATCCTCGCCTTGAGACTCCTGCGTGACACTGAGACCTGTCGGCAGAATTTCAGGAACTTCCCGTACCCAGACCTGGCTGGTCCTCGGAAAGCCTTGAACCAGCTCCGAGAGCTCTGCCTTAAGTGGCTGAGACCCGAGATTCACTCAAAGGAGCAAATCCTGGAGCTGCTGGTTCTGGAGCAGTTCCTGAGCATCCTGCCTGGGGAGGTTCGGACGTGGGTGAAGTCCCAGTACCCAAGGAACAGTGAGGAGGTGGTGACACTGGTGGAGGACTTGACTCAGATTCTGAAAGAAGAAG ctGCTCCTCAGAACTTCACCCTTTCCCAAGAGACCCCAGAGGACGACCCCAAAGGACGACAAGCTTTCCAGGCAGGGTGGTTCAATGACTTGGTTACCAAA GAATCTATCACATTCAAAGATGTGGCGGTGGACATCACCCAGGAGGACTGGGAGCTCATGCGTCCTGTGCAGAAGGAATTGTACAAGACCGTGACACTGCAGAACTACTGGAACATGGTTTCTCTCG GACTTACAGTGTATAGACCAACTGTGATCCCCATGTTGGAAGAACCGTGGATGGTGCTAAAAGAAATTCTAGAAGGCCCAAGTCCAG AATGGGAAACCAAAGCCCAAGAGTGTACTCTGGTGGAAAATGTTTCTAAACTCAAAAAGGATGGAATCAAGCCCATCAAACTGGAAGAACCCTCTGACTATGATGACAGAATGGAGGGGCAAGTGGCAGAGACCTACAGGAGAATTCCCACCAAAAGGAGACATTGCAGTGTGAAGTCAGTCCTTTCACAAGAAGGTAGTTCTGTAGAAGActataaatatgatatatatagaaGTGATTTTGAAAAGCATTCAAACCTAATTATGCAGTTTGGTACCCAGTCAGACAATAAAACTTTCATGTACGATGAAGACAAGACCTTCATCCCCGGCATCGTGCACAGGAAAATATACCCTGGAGAGAAGCCTTACAAGTGTAAGGTGTGTGGGAAGAGGTTCAGGAAGTACCCATCCCTCATCGCACACCAAAACAGCCATGCCAAAGAGAAGTCTTACGAATGTGAAGAGTGCGGCAAGGAGTTCAGACACGTCTCATCCCTCATCGCACATCAGAGGATGCACACgggagagaaaccctatgaatgccACCAGTGCGGGAAAGCCTTCAGCCAGCGTGCCCACCTTACCATACACCAGCGGATCCACACGGGAGAGAAACCCTACAAGTGTGATGACTGTGGGAAAGACTTCAGCCAGCGTGCTCACCTCACCatccaccagaggacacacacggGAGAGAAACCCTACAAGTGCTTGGAATGCGGTAAAACCTTCAGCCACAGCTCATCTCTCATTAATCAccagagagttcatactggagaaaaacctTACATATGCAATGAATGTGGGAAGACCTTTAGCCAGAGCACACACCTCCTCCAACATCAAAAGATACACACAGgaaagaaaccatataaatgcAATGAGTGCTGGAAAGTATTCAGTCAGAGCACTTACCTTATTCGACATCAGAGAATTCACTCTGGAGAGAAGTGTTACAAATGCAAcgaatgtggaaaagcctttgCTCATTCCTCCACACTTATTCAGCACCAGACcactcacactggagagaagtCCTATATATGCAGCatatgtgggaaagccttcagccAGAGTGCAAACCTCACCCAGCATCACAGAACACATACTGGGGAGAAACCCTATAAGTGCAGCGTGTGTGGGAAAGCATTCAGCCAGAGCGTTCACCTTACTCAGCACCAGAGGATTCACAATGGAGAAAAACCGTTTAAATGCAACATATGTGGGAAAGCATATAGACAGGGTGCAAACCTTACTCAGCATCAAAggattcacactggagagaaaccctacaaATGCAACGAGTGTGGGAAGgcattcatttattcctcatcACTTAATCAGCATCAGAGAACTCATACTGGAGAGAGACCCTATAAATGTAATGCATGCAACAAAGATTTTAGCCAGAGAACATGCCTTATTCAGCACCAGAGGattcacacaggagagaagccctatgCATGCCGCATATGTGGCAAAAGCTTCACCCAGAGTACGAACCTCATCCAGCATCAGCGCGTCCACACAGGTGCCAAAAATCGAAACTAA
- the ZNF287 gene encoding zinc finger protein 287 isoform X1, whose translation MFSPSRRKTSSSRAQVLLTWKMDKAQSGPRNAEKEILALRLLRDTETCRQNFRNFPYPDLAGPRKALNQLRELCLKWLRPEIHSKEQILELLVLEQFLSILPGEVRTWVKSQYPRNSEEVVTLVEDLTQILKEEAAPQNFTLSQETPEDDPKGRQAFQAGWFNDLVTKESITFKDVAVDITQEDWELMRPVQKELYKTVTLQNYWNMVSLDERFQSERSSGTTMHGPPGPPPHALPNACLPDSLCTRILQGGGRFLSLLQKGSDLIHEIVSVNRSFPVRGLTVYRPTVIPMLEEPWMVLKEILEGPSPEWETKAQECTLVENVSKLKKDGIKPIKLEEPSDYDDRMEGQVAETYRRIPTKRRHCSVKSVLSQEGSSVEDYKYDIYRSDFEKHSNLIMQFGTQSDNKTFMYDEDKTFIPGIVHRKIYPGEKPYKCKVCGKRFRKYPSLIAHQNSHAKEKSYECEECGKEFRHVSSLIAHQRMHTGEKPYECHQCGKAFSQRAHLTIHQRIHTGEKPYKCDDCGKDFSQRAHLTIHQRTHTGEKPYKCLECGKTFSHSSSLINHQRVHTGEKPYICNECGKTFSQSTHLLQHQKIHTGKKPYKCNECWKVFSQSTYLIRHQRIHSGEKCYKCNECGKAFAHSSTLIQHQTTHTGEKSYICSICGKAFSQSANLTQHHRTHTGEKPYKCSVCGKAFSQSVHLTQHQRIHNGEKPFKCNICGKAYRQGANLTQHQRIHTGEKPYKCNECGKAFIYSSSLNQHQRTHTGERPYKCNACNKDFSQRTCLIQHQRIHTGEKPYACRICGKSFTQSTNLIQHQRVHTGAKNRN comes from the exons ATGTTCTCCCCAAGCAGGAGGAAGACCAGTTCTTCTCGCGCCCAAGTCCTGCTAACATGGAAGATGGACAAGGCTCAGAGCGGACCCCGAAATGCTGAGAAGGAAATCCTCGCCTTGAGACTCCTGCGTGACACTGAGACCTGTCGGCAGAATTTCAGGAACTTCCCGTACCCAGACCTGGCTGGTCCTCGGAAAGCCTTGAACCAGCTCCGAGAGCTCTGCCTTAAGTGGCTGAGACCCGAGATTCACTCAAAGGAGCAAATCCTGGAGCTGCTGGTTCTGGAGCAGTTCCTGAGCATCCTGCCTGGGGAGGTTCGGACGTGGGTGAAGTCCCAGTACCCAAGGAACAGTGAGGAGGTGGTGACACTGGTGGAGGACTTGACTCAGATTCTGAAAGAAGAAG ctGCTCCTCAGAACTTCACCCTTTCCCAAGAGACCCCAGAGGACGACCCCAAAGGACGACAAGCTTTCCAGGCAGGGTGGTTCAATGACTTGGTTACCAAA GAATCTATCACATTCAAAGATGTGGCGGTGGACATCACCCAGGAGGACTGGGAGCTCATGCGTCCTGTGCAGAAGGAATTGTACAAGACCGTGACACTGCAGAACTACTGGAACATGGTTTCTCTCG ATGAAAGGTTTCAAAGTGAAAGGTCATCAGGAACCACGATGCACGGCCCCCCAGGACCACCACCCCATGCCTTGCCCAACGCCTGCCTCCCCGACAGTCTCTGCACACGCATCCTCCAGGGTGGTGGGAGATTTTTGTCCCTGCTTCAAAAGGGCAGTGACCTCATTCATGAGATCGTGTCTGTGAACCGTTCTTTTCCTGTAAGAG GACTTACAGTGTATAGACCAACTGTGATCCCCATGTTGGAAGAACCGTGGATGGTGCTAAAAGAAATTCTAGAAGGCCCAAGTCCAG AATGGGAAACCAAAGCCCAAGAGTGTACTCTGGTGGAAAATGTTTCTAAACTCAAAAAGGATGGAATCAAGCCCATCAAACTGGAAGAACCCTCTGACTATGATGACAGAATGGAGGGGCAAGTGGCAGAGACCTACAGGAGAATTCCCACCAAAAGGAGACATTGCAGTGTGAAGTCAGTCCTTTCACAAGAAGGTAGTTCTGTAGAAGActataaatatgatatatatagaaGTGATTTTGAAAAGCATTCAAACCTAATTATGCAGTTTGGTACCCAGTCAGACAATAAAACTTTCATGTACGATGAAGACAAGACCTTCATCCCCGGCATCGTGCACAGGAAAATATACCCTGGAGAGAAGCCTTACAAGTGTAAGGTGTGTGGGAAGAGGTTCAGGAAGTACCCATCCCTCATCGCACACCAAAACAGCCATGCCAAAGAGAAGTCTTACGAATGTGAAGAGTGCGGCAAGGAGTTCAGACACGTCTCATCCCTCATCGCACATCAGAGGATGCACACgggagagaaaccctatgaatgccACCAGTGCGGGAAAGCCTTCAGCCAGCGTGCCCACCTTACCATACACCAGCGGATCCACACGGGAGAGAAACCCTACAAGTGTGATGACTGTGGGAAAGACTTCAGCCAGCGTGCTCACCTCACCatccaccagaggacacacacggGAGAGAAACCCTACAAGTGCTTGGAATGCGGTAAAACCTTCAGCCACAGCTCATCTCTCATTAATCAccagagagttcatactggagaaaaacctTACATATGCAATGAATGTGGGAAGACCTTTAGCCAGAGCACACACCTCCTCCAACATCAAAAGATACACACAGgaaagaaaccatataaatgcAATGAGTGCTGGAAAGTATTCAGTCAGAGCACTTACCTTATTCGACATCAGAGAATTCACTCTGGAGAGAAGTGTTACAAATGCAAcgaatgtggaaaagcctttgCTCATTCCTCCACACTTATTCAGCACCAGACcactcacactggagagaagtCCTATATATGCAGCatatgtgggaaagccttcagccAGAGTGCAAACCTCACCCAGCATCACAGAACACATACTGGGGAGAAACCCTATAAGTGCAGCGTGTGTGGGAAAGCATTCAGCCAGAGCGTTCACCTTACTCAGCACCAGAGGATTCACAATGGAGAAAAACCGTTTAAATGCAACATATGTGGGAAAGCATATAGACAGGGTGCAAACCTTACTCAGCATCAAAggattcacactggagagaaaccctacaaATGCAACGAGTGTGGGAAGgcattcatttattcctcatcACTTAATCAGCATCAGAGAACTCATACTGGAGAGAGACCCTATAAATGTAATGCATGCAACAAAGATTTTAGCCAGAGAACATGCCTTATTCAGCACCAGAGGattcacacaggagagaagccctatgCATGCCGCATATGTGGCAAAAGCTTCACCCAGAGTACGAACCTCATCCAGCATCAGCGCGTCCACACAGGTGCCAAAAATCGAAACTAA
- the ZNF287 gene encoding zinc finger protein 287 isoform X3 has protein sequence MELPMPALKMESITFKDVAVDITQEDWELMRPVQKELYKTVTLQNYWNMVSLDERFQSERSSGTTMHGPPGPPPHALPNACLPDSLCTRILQGGGRFLSLLQKGSDLIHEIVSVNRSFPVRGLTVYRPTVIPMLEEPWMVLKEILEGPSPEWETKAQECTLVENVSKLKKDGIKPIKLEEPSDYDDRMEGQVAETYRRIPTKRRHCSVKSVLSQEGSSVEDYKYDIYRSDFEKHSNLIMQFGTQSDNKTFMYDEDKTFIPGIVHRKIYPGEKPYKCKVCGKRFRKYPSLIAHQNSHAKEKSYECEECGKEFRHVSSLIAHQRMHTGEKPYECHQCGKAFSQRAHLTIHQRIHTGEKPYKCDDCGKDFSQRAHLTIHQRTHTGEKPYKCLECGKTFSHSSSLINHQRVHTGEKPYICNECGKTFSQSTHLLQHQKIHTGKKPYKCNECWKVFSQSTYLIRHQRIHSGEKCYKCNECGKAFAHSSTLIQHQTTHTGEKSYICSICGKAFSQSANLTQHHRTHTGEKPYKCSVCGKAFSQSVHLTQHQRIHNGEKPFKCNICGKAYRQGANLTQHQRIHTGEKPYKCNECGKAFIYSSSLNQHQRTHTGERPYKCNACNKDFSQRTCLIQHQRIHTGEKPYACRICGKSFTQSTNLIQHQRVHTGAKNRN, from the exons atggaaCTGCCAATGCCTGCactaaaaatg GAATCTATCACATTCAAAGATGTGGCGGTGGACATCACCCAGGAGGACTGGGAGCTCATGCGTCCTGTGCAGAAGGAATTGTACAAGACCGTGACACTGCAGAACTACTGGAACATGGTTTCTCTCG ATGAAAGGTTTCAAAGTGAAAGGTCATCAGGAACCACGATGCACGGCCCCCCAGGACCACCACCCCATGCCTTGCCCAACGCCTGCCTCCCCGACAGTCTCTGCACACGCATCCTCCAGGGTGGTGGGAGATTTTTGTCCCTGCTTCAAAAGGGCAGTGACCTCATTCATGAGATCGTGTCTGTGAACCGTTCTTTTCCTGTAAGAG GACTTACAGTGTATAGACCAACTGTGATCCCCATGTTGGAAGAACCGTGGATGGTGCTAAAAGAAATTCTAGAAGGCCCAAGTCCAG AATGGGAAACCAAAGCCCAAGAGTGTACTCTGGTGGAAAATGTTTCTAAACTCAAAAAGGATGGAATCAAGCCCATCAAACTGGAAGAACCCTCTGACTATGATGACAGAATGGAGGGGCAAGTGGCAGAGACCTACAGGAGAATTCCCACCAAAAGGAGACATTGCAGTGTGAAGTCAGTCCTTTCACAAGAAGGTAGTTCTGTAGAAGActataaatatgatatatatagaaGTGATTTTGAAAAGCATTCAAACCTAATTATGCAGTTTGGTACCCAGTCAGACAATAAAACTTTCATGTACGATGAAGACAAGACCTTCATCCCCGGCATCGTGCACAGGAAAATATACCCTGGAGAGAAGCCTTACAAGTGTAAGGTGTGTGGGAAGAGGTTCAGGAAGTACCCATCCCTCATCGCACACCAAAACAGCCATGCCAAAGAGAAGTCTTACGAATGTGAAGAGTGCGGCAAGGAGTTCAGACACGTCTCATCCCTCATCGCACATCAGAGGATGCACACgggagagaaaccctatgaatgccACCAGTGCGGGAAAGCCTTCAGCCAGCGTGCCCACCTTACCATACACCAGCGGATCCACACGGGAGAGAAACCCTACAAGTGTGATGACTGTGGGAAAGACTTCAGCCAGCGTGCTCACCTCACCatccaccagaggacacacacggGAGAGAAACCCTACAAGTGCTTGGAATGCGGTAAAACCTTCAGCCACAGCTCATCTCTCATTAATCAccagagagttcatactggagaaaaacctTACATATGCAATGAATGTGGGAAGACCTTTAGCCAGAGCACACACCTCCTCCAACATCAAAAGATACACACAGgaaagaaaccatataaatgcAATGAGTGCTGGAAAGTATTCAGTCAGAGCACTTACCTTATTCGACATCAGAGAATTCACTCTGGAGAGAAGTGTTACAAATGCAAcgaatgtggaaaagcctttgCTCATTCCTCCACACTTATTCAGCACCAGACcactcacactggagagaagtCCTATATATGCAGCatatgtgggaaagccttcagccAGAGTGCAAACCTCACCCAGCATCACAGAACACATACTGGGGAGAAACCCTATAAGTGCAGCGTGTGTGGGAAAGCATTCAGCCAGAGCGTTCACCTTACTCAGCACCAGAGGATTCACAATGGAGAAAAACCGTTTAAATGCAACATATGTGGGAAAGCATATAGACAGGGTGCAAACCTTACTCAGCATCAAAggattcacactggagagaaaccctacaaATGCAACGAGTGTGGGAAGgcattcatttattcctcatcACTTAATCAGCATCAGAGAACTCATACTGGAGAGAGACCCTATAAATGTAATGCATGCAACAAAGATTTTAGCCAGAGAACATGCCTTATTCAGCACCAGAGGattcacacaggagagaagccctatgCATGCCGCATATGTGGCAAAAGCTTCACCCAGAGTACGAACCTCATCCAGCATCAGCGCGTCCACACAGGTGCCAAAAATCGAAACTAA